In a single window of the Elaeis guineensis isolate ETL-2024a chromosome 4, EG11, whole genome shotgun sequence genome:
- the LOC140857200 gene encoding probable transcriptional regulator SLK3, with translation MRRPSDCGICTRRLMQYMYHQRHRPPDNCIAYWRKFVLEYFAPRAKKRWCLASYGNAGNHASGVFPQAAKDSWQCGICGSKSGKGFEATFEVLPRLFQIEFDSGLTDEFLFLDMPREFWLPTGMMVLDYAKAVQESVYEQVRVVHEGQMRIIFMPDLKIVSWEFCARRHEEFLLRRLIVPQV, from the exons ATGAGACGCCCTTCAGATTGTGGGATATGTACTCGGCGGCTTATGCAATACATGTATCACCAGCGACATCGACCACCC GATAATTGTATAGCATACTGGAGGAAATTTGTGCTTGAGTATTTTGCACCACGAGCTAAGAAAAGGTGGTGTTTAGCATCATATGGAAATGCTGGCAACCATGCCTCTGGTGTTTTCCCTCAAGCAGCTAAG GATTCATGGCAGTGTGGTATCTGTGGTTCTAAATCTGGAAAAGGATTTG AGGCTACATTTGAAGTACTTCCTCGGCTATTTCAGATCGAATTTGACAGTGGGCTTACCGATGAGTTTTTATTTCTTGACATGCCCCGCGAATTCTGGCTTCCTACAGGAATGATGGTGTTGGACTATGCAAAAGCTGTTCAAGAAAGTGTCTATGAACAAGTTCGTGTTGTTCATGAGGGTCAAATGCGAATCATATTCATGCCAGATTTAAAG ATAGTGTCTTGGGAGTTTTGTGCTCGACGTCATGAAGAATTTTTACTTCGTCGATTAATAGTACCTCAGGTATAG